The following proteins come from a genomic window of Nitrospirota bacterium:
- a CDS encoding DMT family transporter — translation MKTIALVLVASLCAAIGETILSYGMKRIGQPEMLSVGKVLGWLLTVVTNPYVLLGTAFGATFFLLYLTALSRADLSFVMPLTAASFIFAAALARFILSEQISWWRWVGTLVIVLGIAVVSMDGKQRTWQGQKENVSGEKTTVGASKGEAIAAPRGPGASEEKS, via the coding sequence ATGAAGACTATCGCCCTCGTACTTGTGGCTTCCCTCTGTGCCGCCATAGGAGAGACCATTCTGAGCTACGGCATGAAGCGCATCGGCCAGCCGGAAATGCTGTCGGTGGGGAAGGTGCTGGGATGGCTGTTGACCGTGGTGACGAATCCGTACGTTCTTTTGGGCACGGCCTTCGGCGCCACGTTTTTTCTCCTGTACCTGACCGCCCTTTCCCGGGCGGACCTGAGTTTCGTCATGCCCTTGACGGCGGCCTCTTTCATCTTCGCGGCGGCCCTGGCGAGGTTTATCCTGAGCGAGCAGATTTCCTGGTGGCGCTGGGTGGGCACCCTGGTCATCGTCCTGGGCATCGCCGTGGTCTCCATGGACGGCAAGCAACGGACGTGGCAGGGACAAAAGGAAAACGTTTCCGGGGAAAAGACCACTGTGGGAGCCTCGAAAGGGGAGGCGATAGCCGCCCCGCGGGGCCCTGGAGCTTCGGAGGAGAAATCTTGA
- the shc gene encoding squalene--hopene cyclase: MHSFLGNKVAEERVSGPPETLEAPENQGLAGLRYRIGEALSRTRAYYLKEQHPDGYWWYELESNVTMTAEYLMLLHFLGLKDEGRDALMANHILRHQRSDGAWAIHYGGKGDVSTTAEAYFALKLAGMSADVPPLERARRFILSEGGVESCRVFTKIFFALFGQYDWKRIPSIPVEIMLLPDRVPFSIYSLSSWARSTLVPLTIVSDVRPVQDVPWGRGVEELFAPEAPVKGDPLFSWKKLFQAVDKALKLYGASPIRPLKGKALELARQWVLEHQEESGDWGGIQPPMIYCPLALYTIGYGLTSEPLRKGLEALDRFTIRDRHEIRLQSCISPIWDTALTGLALLASGLPREHPSLQEAARWLAGKQVRVRGDWSVKRPEVEPGGWAFEFENSLYPDVDDTAVVLMFLHRYRDAEFMGRDVMRRGLGWVMGMQSGDGGWGAFDADNALDLWNQMPVGDLEAMTDPSTPDLTGRSLEVMGLAGLGRSHPAVVRATRFLKKKQEAEGCWWGRWGVNYIYGTWSVLMGLRSIGENMSLPYVRKAAEWLEEVQNPDGGWGECCESYEDPCLMGRGESTPSQTAWALMGLMAAGGERDGAVRRGVRYLLETQRPDGTWEEEAFTGTGFPKHFMLRYHNYRNCFPLMALGMYLSRVSG; encoded by the coding sequence ATGCATTCCTTTCTCGGCAATAAGGTTGCGGAGGAGCGCGTCTCCGGGCCGCCCGAGACGCTTGAAGCACCGGAAAATCAAGGGCTTGCCGGCCTTCGCTACCGCATCGGCGAGGCGTTGTCGCGCACCCGGGCATACTACCTGAAGGAGCAGCACCCGGACGGGTACTGGTGGTACGAGCTTGAGTCCAACGTCACCATGACGGCCGAGTATCTGATGCTCCTGCACTTCCTGGGGCTCAAGGACGAAGGGCGTGACGCCCTCATGGCCAACCACATTCTCCGCCACCAGCGCTCGGACGGGGCGTGGGCCATCCATTACGGCGGAAAGGGAGACGTGAGCACCACGGCCGAGGCCTACTTCGCGTTGAAACTTGCGGGCATGTCCGCGGATGTCCCGCCCCTTGAGCGAGCCCGCCGGTTCATCCTGAGTGAGGGGGGCGTGGAGTCCTGCCGCGTCTTTACGAAGATATTTTTCGCCCTCTTCGGACAATACGACTGGAAGAGGATCCCGTCCATCCCCGTGGAGATCATGCTCCTTCCGGACCGTGTCCCCTTCAGTATCTACAGTCTCTCCAGTTGGGCTCGCTCCACGCTGGTGCCTCTGACCATCGTTTCCGATGTCAGGCCCGTGCAGGACGTGCCCTGGGGACGAGGCGTCGAGGAGCTCTTCGCTCCGGAGGCACCCGTGAAGGGAGACCCCCTTTTCTCCTGGAAGAAGTTGTTCCAGGCGGTGGACAAGGCGCTCAAGCTCTACGGGGCTTCGCCCATCCGGCCCCTGAAGGGCAAGGCGCTGGAGCTTGCGAGGCAGTGGGTCCTCGAGCATCAGGAAGAAAGCGGCGATTGGGGCGGGATTCAGCCGCCCATGATTTATTGCCCCCTGGCCCTTTACACCATAGGGTATGGCCTGACCTCCGAGCCCCTCAGAAAAGGTCTCGAGGCTCTTGACCGGTTCACCATCCGGGACCGGCACGAGATAAGGCTTCAGTCCTGCATCTCCCCCATTTGGGACACCGCCCTTACGGGGCTGGCCCTGCTTGCCTCGGGCCTGCCCAGGGAGCATCCTTCTCTGCAGGAGGCCGCCCGGTGGCTTGCCGGCAAGCAGGTCCGGGTCAGGGGCGACTGGAGCGTCAAGCGTCCGGAGGTTGAGCCCGGCGGATGGGCCTTCGAGTTCGAAAACTCGCTGTACCCCGATGTGGACGACACGGCCGTTGTCCTGATGTTCCTGCACAGGTACAGGGACGCGGAGTTCATGGGCCGCGACGTGATGAGAAGGGGGCTGGGCTGGGTTATGGGCATGCAGAGCGGTGACGGAGGATGGGGGGCCTTCGACGCGGACAATGCCCTGGACCTCTGGAACCAGATGCCGGTGGGCGACCTGGAGGCCATGACCGACCCCAGCACGCCGGACCTCACGGGGAGGTCCCTGGAGGTCATGGGCCTGGCCGGCCTGGGACGCTCCCATCCGGCCGTCGTCAGGGCCACGCGGTTTCTGAAGAAGAAACAGGAGGCCGAGGGCTGCTGGTGGGGCAGGTGGGGCGTCAACTACATCTACGGCACCTGGTCCGTCCTGATGGGGCTCCGCTCCATAGGCGAGAACATGTCGCTTCCCTACGTGCGAAAGGCCGCGGAGTGGCTTGAGGAGGTCCAAAACCCCGACGGCGGCTGGGGAGAATGCTGTGAGTCGTACGAAGACCCCTGCCTGATGGGGAGGGGCGAGAGCACGCCTTCTCAGACGGCCTGGGCGCTGATGGGGCTCATGGCTGCCGGTGGGGAGCGCGACGGCGCTGTCAGGAGGGGAGTGCGCTATCTCCTGGAGACTCAGAGGCCCGATGGGACGTGGGAAGAAGAGGCCTTTACGGGGACGGGCTTCCCGAAGCATTTCATGCTTCGCTATCACAACTACAGGAACTGCTTTCCCCTCATGGCCCTGGGCATGTACCTGTCCCGCGTTTCCGGGTAG